The Solea solea chromosome 15, fSolSol10.1, whole genome shotgun sequence genome segment TTCGACAGTCCAGTTCCCTCCAGGTCCAACACCTCCAGGGTTCTGCTGGATGCCACGGCAACAGCCAACATCCCAGCAATCTGGTCACCTAGAGACAGAACCAGCACCATCATCAGTGCTACGCTAAACTAGACTGCTTTATGCTATGCTACAATAAGATAGCCGACTGTCATGTCTGTTTGTAATCTGTATGCTAAGCTACACTAGCTTGCTGTTCTCTTTTTCCAATCTTAAGTCTAATATTTTCCCACAAGTTAGCTAAGCTAACCTGCTGTCCAATTTATTGGGATTGTCCAATTGGATTGGGATTTCTTGGAATGAAGCCAAGCTAAACTAGTCCAGTCTTGGCTAGGCTCACCTAGCTTAACATCAGAACCATCAGAACCGTGTTCTCACCCAGCGGGTTGTAGTCCAGGTTGAGCACTCTGAGCTGGGAACTGTGAGCCACAGCGATGCTGAGTCGAGACCAACCTTTGAAACTGATTCCTGGGTTAGCACTTAGCGTTAGCTCCCTGAGACCTGCGCAGTATGGTAAAATGTTAGCATGTTCAGATATCttgtgttgccatgacaacataCAGGAAGCGTTACCTGATTTTGCTCCATCGGGTGGCAGCATCCCACAGATTAGAGCCAACGCCTCGTCTCCCAGCATGCAGTCTCCCAGATCCAGGCTCACCAGTGCCGGGTGTGTCGACAGTGCCACATTCAGGGTCACCAGACCTGCGTCCAGCAGTGGGCAGCCATGGAGACTGGAGGTGGAAAGACAAAATCAAGTTGTGGTCCAGGTGAGACCTGGTACACCTGGTACTGACAGCCAATGAGAAGAGAGGATACAGTGCTCTCTGGTGGCCGGTGTACTCACAACAGGGTCTGCAGGGATCGGTTGCTCTTCAGGGCGTCAGCCAGCTGACGAGTCCGGTTAATGCATGAAACAACGCCCAGATTCAGGttgagctgagcgagtgagtgagacTCGGCGACACTACGGCAGATGCGTCCAAAGTCGCGGTCAGAGAGCTGGCAGCCACGAACCGACAGCAGCCTTACACCGTCCTCCTTCAGACTCTCACAGATGTCCTGGACCTCAGCCGCCGACAGCATCTCCCCTGTGATCTGGATGGAGGCAGGAAGCATCCTCCCTGGGATTAGGGCTAGGGTTAGGGCACTTGGAGCGTTAGGACTCTGGGACTGCAGGAACTCTAAGAGTCCTGGGAATGGAGAACTCTCGGAGTCCTGGGAATGCAGGAACTCAGGGTTCACTCAGACACTGGGAGTCCCAGGGCTGCAGGGATTCTGGAAGTCCTGGGATTGCAGGAAGTGCTTGGACACTGGGAGTCTCAGGAACCACAGGGAGCACTGGGAGTGTTAGGAATCTGTCTTCACTTGTCCCAGGACCACTGGGAGTCCCAGGACCACTGGACCTCTGGGAGTCCTGGGACTGCAGGGAGCACCAGGACTCTGggacatgaacagaaacaggaaCCAGATTCTGACCTCTAATGGAGGAAAAGtggaactgaactgaacaaatGATCGATGTGTGATacacacatgaaacaaaaaactCATAACTACAGAAGTGGCAGGAAATGAGTTATTGATGAAGGATCTCAGAGACCAataattatggaattattgataaTCAATGGGATGAGTTTCAGCCATtcaatttttaaatataaatacatttcagtaaaaacacaaagaacaataataaatgaataaaaaagcgATCAATCAAATGTATTGACGATAAAGAAACTGATACATTAAGAATTCATTGACTCAAACCTGATAAATGATCGATCAGCTCACGAGCGGAGGCTCGGCGCTCTCACAGGCTGACGTCATCACCCGCTGCTCCGGTGTCTTTGATCCCGCCGTAGGCCACGCGCAGCCTCTGAATCGATGGACATCAGAACCGATCGATTCTATTGGTCGGGTTTTGTCAGAGCGCTGAGACCGGGCTGAGGCGTCCGAGTGTCGGCCGCGCTGAGCTCGTG includes the following:
- the lrrc73 gene encoding leucine-rich repeat-containing protein 73, yielding MLPASIQITGEMLSAAEVQDICESLKEDGVRLLSVRGCQLSDRDFGRICRSVAESHSLAQLNLNLGVVSCINRTRQLADALKSNRSLQTLFLHGCPLLDAGLVTLNVALSTHPALVSLDLGDCMLGDEALALICGMLPPDGAKSGLRELTLSANPGISFKGWSRLSIAVAHSSQLRVLNLDYNPLGDQIAGMLAVAVASSRTLEVLDLEGTGLSNQSAQVFLDMVENYPTSLRVLVLAENNISPELQQQICDLLSEGEEDDREAPPLRTGPTSRSVLVPIRDKYQPISDKYQPPTWLPHSNSAPQTLMLTSGLGESLLGETEM